The DNA window TAAATAATTGTGCTACAGGTGAAAGACCAAACTGTCTGTACCAATCCCTATATTCTAAGTCTTGCAGAAGGACCGCTTAGATCGGTCAAAACATTCAAGGGGTATTGTGTGAACGGGTTTAAATTCAATACTGAAGAATATGGGGAGGATCGGGTTACAATGAATAGCGGAGTTTGTGTAAAAGGATCACTCTACGGTCCGGCTGAAAGcgacttttatggagtgttgACTGACATTATcgagttagagtatccagctctaCCGATAAAAAGGACGGtcttatttaaatgtaattggtttGATCCTACGAAAAAAGTTGGTATGTTAGCCCATCCTCGGTATAACATAGTGGATGTTAATCACAGAAAGAGGTACAACAAATATGAACCCTTCATTTTAGCTGAACAGTCCGATCAAGTACATTACTTACCTTATCCTAGCAAAAGGCGAGACAAAAAAGACTGGTGGGCAGTATGCAAGATAAAAGCTCGCTCTGAGATAGACATGCCTGCAACAACTGTTCCAGCTTTCCAAGATGATAGTGCAGATCATCTGCTCGATGTCATAACAAATGAAGAACCGACAAATTTAGTTGATCCGAATGGCGAGGCGGACGAGGCTGCATTACACAACCCTCCATTAGTGGAGACGGAAGATGATTATCCACCATCTTTGTCAGACGATGAAGACATTGTAGCGGCAGATAATATAGAAATTGCATGATTCGTTTAAGTGTCATTTATGTagaattttgacttttatttacaTTTGTTGATGTggtaactttattttgttaataaattatgtgttatggtttttataatagttgtgtttatttttttcttgtcgaatatttttttgtaatcttTTTTGCAGATATGAGAGGTTCAGGTGGTTCTTCTGCCGGCCGGGGCCGCGGTAGGGATACAGTTCAGGGACGCGGACGTGGACGCGGCGACCCAGAGCAGGATGCCCCTGAGGACTCGGATCCCGGGGCTGAGCAGCAGGTGCTAGCTGCTAGACCTGCGCCGCGGAGAGTGGCGAGACAGCCGCAACCACAGGGCCAGCCACCAGCGACGGACGAGACTGGGAGGGTTAGAGTTACACCAGATGCTGCAAGGTATGATTgacaactttttttaaaaaaataatttaatttaaaaaatgtgaaaactaagTGTTTTTTGTAATGTGCAGAGAAAAATTACTGGATAGCAGGAACGACAGCGGGACAGCATCTAGGGCGATTTTGCCCATTTTCCGATCTAGATGGTTTGCTGAGGGTTCCTCGTGGAAGAAGATTACAGCAGAGCATAAGGGCTTCTACTTCGAGGAGTTCAAGgttgttaaatatttaaaattttaaatatatgtttaactttctttttgatttctaattatatttattttttaatggtttgCAGAAGGGTTTTTGCTGGGACCCGACCTACCCTGAGGATCTGATTAGAGGGGTCTTCTACCGACATGCGGGCAATCGGTATAAAGATACTCTCCACAACATGAAGCCGGATAAAAAAGAGGGCAGTGTTAGTGCTGATACTTGGGCGTCATGGAAGCGGGACTGGGATACTGCTGAGGCTAAGAAAAAGTCCGATATAGCACGAGCTAATCGGATGAGTGAGCCGTCCGGAGCTGGCACCGGACCTGTTCGACATACCGCAGGATCGCGATCGGCTACGAGGCATAAGACAGTtatggtatgtttttaatattaataatcgtgttaaatattttgtttatctattaattaatttgttcatTTCATATAATAGACTGAGGAGCTTGGTCGAGAGCCCACTTTGGCTGAGTTGCATGTACGGTTGCACCTGACCAAAGCAGATCGGACTGTCTTTGTTGACAAGAgatcaaaggataaaaatgtaAGTTTATTTAACCTTAAGTGACTGTTTAATATGACTtatatataactttaattatataGACGTTGTTTATAGGATGTTTACGTGTTTGTTGTGGGTGTTGTGATTGCTGTTACTTATAGTTGAACAGAGTGTCTGTAGTttttgcaggatgtccctgaaaaatgggtgatgatcaAATTATAGACAAAATGCTGCCCAATTTTAGTTAGAAATGTAGgtttaactaatttaaaaatttgtattttttaaatctcaGGACCGTTTTCAGGCAGAGCTTGCTGCAGCAACACAGTCTCAGGCAGCTGGAGAAGGGAGTTCGTCGACTCCAGAGCCGATCGACGAGAACGAGCTGTTTTTGTCTCTCGAGGCAGTCAAGAAGCAGCGAGTCTACGGTATTGGATCGGCTTCAGCATCCTACATCGGCCAGAGCAGCGCTAGCCGATTGCGCCGCGGCGGATCATCCCAGCAGGGGAACGTTAGTACT is part of the Mercurialis annua linkage group LG3, ddMerAnnu1.2, whole genome shotgun sequence genome and encodes:
- the LOC126672599 gene encoding uncharacterized protein LOC126672599, with amino-acid sequence MRGSGGSSAGRGRGRDTVQGRGRGRGDPEQDAPEDSDPGAEQQVLAARPAPRRVARQPQPQGQPPATDETGRVRVTPDAAREKLLDSRNDSGTASRAILPIFRSRWFAEGSSWKKITAEHKGFYFEEFKKGFCWDPTYPEDLIRGVFYRHAGNRYKDTLHNMKPDKKEGSVSADTWASWKRDWDTAEAKKKSDIARANRMSEPSGAGTGPVRHTAGSRSATRHKTVMTEELGREPTLAELHVRLHLTKADRTVFVDKRSKDKNDRFQAELAAATQSQAAGEGSSSTPEPIDENELFLSLEAVKKQRVYGIGSASASYIGQSSASRLRRGGSSQQGNVSTEDIEQRIAREVEERLEQRIRTVEAGFEERVEQRIRSVEAGFDERIRTELARLMTTLPPELRPQFPPPPPPPADDTTSLE